The genomic DNA aataaataattaaaacactGTTTTTGACACTGTTATTGATTTTGTTTCCTTGAACGATTCCATTGATATTCTATTACGCAATAATCTAAATGACCTCTAAATGGATGTTCCTTTCACTGTAAGTTTGAAAAATGTCACAAGCAAATTAGCAAGTCAACAGAAACAGTAGGCAGAGAAGCTTATGGGGAAATATCGAAACTTGCGACGAACTGCCCCAACGAAGAGAAGTATGACCGGTCGCACTTAATAGCAAGATCAATTCAATTTCAGCGGGACTAAAGGCCAATAAATGTAATTAGACGACGCGAAAGTTGTCGTTCAACGCACAACCAACTGTTCAACTGCAGCAACTGCGATGTAACTTATGGTCCACATTGATCACGTTGTCTACAtagaaatagagagagaaagaaagagagagagagggagagaataAACATGTCACATTCAAAAGTAATTGATCGCGCAATCGGATTATTTTCTGCTTTATACAATACATGTAGCGTTCATTGGATCGTCAAGATCATTGCTTGCCGCAAATTACGCGATGCATTATTGCATCACGTTCAACGTATTTCGGATGAAAAGTATGCGTCTACAATTGTTCATCTTTCTATTTTAATcctttattgaaaatatttcgggaattaaaaaaaaaaaaaaaaaaatgactaGGTAATTTCTATGGTTTGCATTTGACGAAGTGgacgataaaatatttgttgatTTTTTGGATTTTATGTCACTATTCGTGTTAAGACATACGCAATCTCCGAATAGCGAAACGTGTACGTGAAAATAATCAGACGACTATATCTAAATACGCTTACACAATCGATATTAATCCTATTAGGATCCATGGCACGATTTATCTTTCTAACTGAACGTTCTATGACAACGTTAGGTTTTTAATAtgtatgataaatatttttagatataaCGAAGTAAACTGCTCGTCGTCATAGTATCAGTGTATAGAATATGAACGATATTGCTATTCTCTGTAGAAGATGTAGAAAAATGATTGGCACGAAATAAAGAGAGAAACTCCAAGGAAAAAATTGCATTTCATCTGCTGAATATAACATTTCTAAATTTCATACTAAATTTTATAGAAGGTTTCCTTATGTCAGAATGTGTAGGTATCTTGGAATTTTCTTCGAGGTATTATATCCATATCTTGTTTACGTTCTCGTAGgaaacttattattatttacatttctgcAACCAAGCATCGACTATTCCTCAGCTTCATGCGTTTCTGCTGCTATAGTTCATATTTATTCCACGCTCTCGTTGCAATTCTCGTTTATAGGATTCAACTCTTGATCATAATCTTCCATACGAAAAACAAACGTCTAAAACTTGTTCTCGTTTTGTATACGTAACGTTTACGGACGTTTCAGATTTTTGTGCAAGAACGTTAAGAAAACTTGTATCCATACcgctttttctattttcatacGCCACCTCGAAAGATTGTGAAAACCCTAATGGGAAACTAGGAATATGAATTTTCGTCAATTCCGTAAATTAAAATTCACCTTGGAGTTTTTATTATTCTCATTATTTATGCTGTCTCCTTACAGTACATAAAATCCTTAAAagtagtttatttatttttccagcAATTCGAGCAATTTTTTATTACGAGTCTATAGTAAATTGAAAGGTGTAGAAAAAGTGAAATCAATCCTCTCGTATCAATCTGTATCTTTTTCCCCATTTTATTAATCAATCTATCGAGAATGATTTCgccaataacgatataaatttcgATTTCAGTGGCAGCAAGGAATTAGTGGACTGTACGAAGCTGGATACGCAATATCGTTGGTAGCATTGCTATTGTCGTTAGGTATTCTCACATACTTCCGGTGAGTCGACAAAAGTGCTGcttctttttctacttttccttttcctcttatCATTATACGCCTATTACTTCCCAGCTCTTATTCCcttctattatattttcttttttcttcttagtAGAATAAACATTAAAGTAAACGTGTTTGAGCGGAAATTATGGAAATCGATGGTCCGTCTGTTTCGAGAGACATTTTGCAAAAGTGACACGCTTTACACCCACGACTGTTTGCACGTAAAACAAACACGGGGAATTCTGTTTTCTGGAATTTATACGTCAACTTGTTTGCATGtaaaatataaacgaaaatGCTTCAGATTGCTATGATGGAAACATTGAACATTAATATTTGCGTTATTCCTTAATGCAATTTAATTACTTAGTTAACCATGTTTTATTACGACGATATACAACGATCCATTCtacagaatttttaaaatatatctatttatcTTTCGGCTTCACAGCCCGGAAAAAACGCCTGGTTTACATATGTTTTCTAACTGCCACTCATTCCCATACAACTCTTCCAGCATCCAACGCAACACGCATCCATCCCATTGCAAATACACATATTGCCTGTTATATCAAATGTTGCGAATTAAACATCCTGCGTAGAGAATCAATGAGAAGTGTTGTCTAAAGTAACCCGTTACCTATTGATTTTATCGTGGAACGTTTTAAATCAATCACGTCGTATGGATGCAATTTTATTCTCAAATATCTTATATTCTCTGAGATGTACGATGGTAGCATTGAATCTTTTTAACGGCgccttatattttttataccatTAGCCTATTCAGCTGAACATTCTCTACAAAAAGCCTATCTGCATTAACCTATCTGCATCGAAAAGCTATTAGTttagaagatattttaattctaaTCTGTGTCAAACGTAACGTATGAAAAACGAGGGAAAAAGAGACGTTATTTTTCTATCTACGTTGCCTTTGTCTTTTGTACGTTAACTTTGACAAAGTCTACGAACGCAATGCATATCTTTTGTGTAGGATGTTCAGCTAGGTCGACTAATGTTAAAGAAAATATACGGCGCCATCTACAAAAACTCAAGGTTGTCTCAATTTCTCGCAAAATAtgaaagatacatatatattagaAAGTAAAATTGCATCCATCAGACGAGTCCTTTGAAAcgcaatataatttatttcaaacgttTTTTAACAAAAGCAATAGATAATTCCATAGTTACAGCAGTCTTGTAACAAGTGTTTTAAAACGCCTAACTCTAAATTATATGAAACACATTTTCTGTCTTCCTCTTCTAACCAGCAACGCCATCGCTGCTTCGCATACGCaatgtttaataatttcatagaaatattaGTAAATGTGCTTGTCAGTAGCCTGatgttttcttttcaattattccCTATTTATGCTCGCGGTACAAAAATGTATTGGAAAATTCTTGTACGAATGTGAACTGGTTTCTTTATTTCCAAAGCGCTTTACGTGAAAGCAATTTCCAACTGTAAAGACAgcgaaaaaggaaacaaagaaacgaaagcgaagaattaaaagaaatgtttcttACCAGGGGACAAAGTTCCTTCTTCTTTATTATCCTTCCTTTGAATACAGCTCCCTGAGGTGTGCAAGGACCACTCTTCATATGAACTTGTTCGCCTCGTTCGCTGTAAATAACGCACTATGGCTGGTGTGGTATAGATGCATCGTCGCGAACACGGATTTACTATTGAACAATGAGGTACGTATGAGGCGCCCTCGTTCTCCCTTGGTTCTTTCTTTGCTTAGCACTCGACCCAGTAACTCGCGCGAGAATTTCGTCTCGCGGCATATCGTTTCAGTAATTAGCGTAATTATCGTTTCGGTAAGTTCTGAATTTGCCAATCGGCCACGGGAATGGATATCTCCGCTtcggtttttattttttctttggcTATCGGCTATTTCAGATAGGATATTACATAACCTAGATGTGCCAATTACTCTTTCAGAACGATGAACGTGGAAAAGTAAAGCGAAGTATGAGATAAAAACGCCGATGTACGACCGTCAAACTGATGTACCGACTATCGGTAACAATTGGAACATAATGCGTTACATAAGatgaatttataaattgaatttataaaGAAGATGTGATAATTGCGAAACGATTCTCACACATATTTTGACAATTTTTTACTGCGTTACTCGTCCTTCGTGTTATTCTCTTCTTTGCGCAAttggaatattaaattaacGTTGGAcagcaataataaaataataataaaaataaaagcgaTACACTGATTTAAACAAtacgtttaatttaaatttcaaatagaatGGAAATGAGATTATTTTCGAAAAcgacaagagaaaaagaaattcttgCACATCTGCGTTAATTCATTACATTCGTACAGTATTATTGTTATCTATAATTAGTTAATACTTGGAAGCGTACAAAGTATTTGGACGCGTACAAAATAAGGAATTTCAAAAGTAAGGAAttaaaaaagtgaaataaagaaatgaatcgattgtacaatacatatatagatatagaaaTGAATAGATTGTACAATTTTCAGATAACATGTCGACTGCTACACATTATTCTGCATTACTTTCTACTTACTAATTACGCCTGGATGCTGTGCGAGGGTTTTTATCTGCACACCCTGCTCGTTAGCGCTTTCACCAGCGAGCATAAATTAGTAAAGTGGCTGATGGGTCTCGGTTGGCCTGTACCTGCGGTTATCGTCACGATTTATGCCTCTTTAAGGGCGACCAGCGATGACCCTGCGGACACAGGACAGTAAGTGCGACAGTAATTATCAAATCAATGACTATTTGACATATGCACCTCGCAAATATCTTAATTATAGTCGTATTAACGTCTTGGCAGATAAATTTTTACTATCGGATAATGGTGTTTTCTGTTTCTTGGAAATGGATACTGATAAGAAGGGTGTGAGATAGGATAATAATACAAGAAAAATACAAGTTATACAGTAAAAGGTACAGCGAATTGTTGGTAGAATTTCCTCGGGATATCTTTTTCGAAAATGCAACGGGGGAAATATCAAAAAAGATGAAACAAAAAAACAATGAATTTCTTGTAAACTGTGATACACGTTAAACAGTAGAAGGTatgaaaaggaaaataagaaatataaataaaaaaattacagagCGAATAGCCAACAGAATTTTTCGTGAACATTTTGTGGAAAATTTCATAAGAGAGATATTGAAAAGTACAAACGACGGTTGATTTATCACATAAATCCTATTACGAAAActtcaaattttgttatttcgaTATACACGTGTGTTCTAGTAATTTCCAATAGCAAAATCTGTAAAACATATTACCTTTCGAAAATACACTTTCctttagaaagaaataaatctTGGTTCGCGTTCGAAATAACTTTACCAATTAAAGACGCTATCAGTGGGATTCAAATTTATCAAACTACATAGATAtgttaaaatttaatagaaacggCTGGCTCGTAACAACTGTGTTTGCAAAGGGAGAAACAAGCACCGATCTGATTTCAAATAGGCTACATATACGATAGCTGCAAGTAGGAATGTACCTGCGGCATCGTGCCACACCATGAAAGACGTATATCGAAGGATCAAAACCATGGCAATTGAATTAGCGTCGTTTACCAAAGACCACGAACTCCGTAATGAACAAAGGGATTCTGTTATAGGAGTTAATGATCAGCACGATATTTATGTTGAGTAATGTTCACATTGCTTCACCACGTGGGAGAATATTTATTAACCGCCAAGAAAGTATACGACAAATTTCGCGATCCTTGTCAACGACAAACTTTTAACCCTTTGACCAATAAAACCGTAATAGTACGTTCTATGAAATTCGTGTTCGCCGTGCTGAGGCCATAAATTCCGCGGATTCCGCATAGCGTGAAATCAATCGATCGCAAAATGTCTTCAGCACCGAGCGTCTTGTCACTGGACTATAAAATCAACAATGAAAGAATCGAACCAAATAGAGCCAAGAAAAAGTCAATAGAgtgagattttttaaaaaataaattaggaACAGGGGCTTGAAATTAGCTGAATTtcagaaaatttggaaatcttTTGGAAGGTAGCTTTCAAGAAGCAATTAGGATTTCATAAGCTTTCTTTTGATCGAATATTCGGTTGTAAGCTTCGGATTGCTTGTTGTATGAATATTTCTTCTTGATCGATACGTTTAATCCTGCGAGGGGTAGTTTGAACGAAATTGTctttataacgctataaataGATTATATTAGACTGCTTTGATATGTTAGATGTTGGATCAACGAGGGTAACTATATGAACGTGCTGGTCTACCCAGTCTGCGTTTCCACCCTGTTGAACGTGCTTTTCCTCTTCAACATCGTTCGAGTTCTATTGATGAAACTGAGAGCTGGTCCTACGATTGGCACTCAACCTTCCAGGTCTATGCGTCAAGCATTTcggtaattaattataattcctTTCCGTGTATTAGTTTAGTTAAgagaattattcttttattcataattagagctaaagaaatttattcaacTTCTTGTTCATCAATTCTGAATGTTTTCAAAATGCTATTGACAGTCGGCGATACtttcttccttcgttctttTTAATCGACAAATTATTACACAagcgaaataataaaaattggagaaaattatatttaatatttatataattaaattataaattaatacaaatattaatattagaatttaatatttataacttaatatttttcttcttgtcaGAGCAACGCTACTCCTCGTACCTCTTTTGGGCCTACATTATCTTGTCATCCCCTTCAGACCGCCGAAAAATCATCCCTGGGAGCAATTTTACGAAGTTCTCTCCGCCATAACGGCCTCTTTTCAGGTACGAACGACTTCATATTTCTTTTCCAAATCAAATTCGACCAATACTATCTTCTTTTACTTTACACTCAAACTTCATCACAGTTCATaatgtaattatttcattttctcgagACACTGAACACTGGTATATTCCTCAACTTCTTACATTTCCAATAACTTTAAATTGATCAAAGAAACGGAGTGAATAAGACCTACCACGTCAACAAATTCAATGATACATAGTATGATATGTCTTATACGTATagataaaagtattaaatacaTTCAATCTTCAACTTTCATTATACTTTCAATATcttcaaattaattaaagaaattgaacAAATAAAGATTATCAAGTCACCGAgttcaaaaatatagaatataaaatttcttatacaGGCAAATATTATGAACATTAGatttagataaatatatatgaaatataaatatcaaaattgttCAATTACCGGCAATTCTTTCGCAGGGTCTCTGCGTGGccattttattctgtttctGCAACGGTGAGGTAAGTAAAAGAATTCCACCTACGCCAGTTCTAGTTAACTAGTAtgcaaagaaaggaaaaaaccTGTTCGCTAATAAATGTTGCTCTTGCGTAGGTAATAGCGCAATTTAAGAGAAGATGGGAAGGCACGTCTCTTCTGCGGAATCGAGCCAATTCTTGCACAGCTACCACCGTCTCGGTACGGCAAATTCACAAGACGTAGAACAATCATAACAGCCATAGAAATGAAAGCGCCTTAAATGGAACACTATCATTCGTATTTCCACATCTCTTGTATTTTACGTCtatattcttttcttgtttatatcatatttttcattcacAATTGTTCACGCTATGTAAACTGCTAAGATTATTCATTTTCTCCtctgttctttcttctttttcttaatcAAATTATTGATTGATTTTCTTTAATCACTGAGAAATCATTTAAGGTTTCGACTGGATCCTGATTGTGTAATATTTGTTAAGAAAATAATGCCTAGTTCTAGAGGAAAGTACGTGTAGTTTTGTAATTGTTCCTTCTTATCCTTAGAgatattataaacaattatatctacaatatttattaaaagttgAAGAGCCGTTAAAATGTCTCCAGGCTTTATTAGAATCTGGTTAAAATTATTAAGTTTTCTAACACTtgtaaatatttggaaaagttCTTCGAaggtttttaaaaattctttgaaGAACCAAATAGTACTTACGTACAGTCT from Bombus terrestris chromosome 11, iyBomTerr1.2, whole genome shotgun sequence includes the following:
- the LOC100645019 gene encoding calcitonin gene-related peptide type 1 receptor isoform X9, with the translated sequence MTFDGWSCWPNTPAGTTAYIQCPNFVTGFDASLQAHKYCESNGTWFRHPVSDQVWSNYTTCVNLQDLSWQQGISGLYEAGYAISLVALLLSLGILTYFRSLRCARTTLHMNLFASFAVNNALWLVWYRCIVANTDLLLNNEITCRLLHIILHYFLLTNYAWMLCEGFYLHTLLVSAFTSEHKLVKWLMGLGWPVPAVIVTIYASLRATSDDPADTGQCWINEGNYMNVLVYPVCVSTLLNVLFLFNIVRVLLMKLRAGPTIGTQPSRSMRQAFRATLLLVPLLGLHYLVIPFRPPKNHPWEQFYEVLSAITASFQGLCVAILFCFCNGEVIAQFKRRWEGTSLLRNRANSCTATTVSVRCRERRRCDYRSSVLEVPDEKRAVDDRQQIVQLVAATPVPNSHNNHARILIKSNELSDYDQTQC
- the LOC100645019 gene encoding calcitonin gene-related peptide type 1 receptor isoform X5; translation: MVNMDMQTEMPVNTTVGTILLDEELRRILQERELECLQLQAMNSTPPPEPYCPMTFDGWSCWPNTPAGTTAYIQCPNFVTGFDASLQAHKYCESNGTWFRHPVSDQVWSNYTTCVNLQDLSWQQGISGLYEAGYAISLVALLLSLGILTYFRSLRCARTTLHMNLFASFAVNNALWLVWYRCIVANTDLLLNNEITCRLLHIILHYFLLTNYAWMLCEGFYLHTLLVSAFTSEHKLVKWLMGLGWPVPAVIVTIYASLRATSDDPADTGQCWINEGNYMNVLVYPVCVSTLLNVLFLFNIVRVLLMKLRAGPTIGTQPSRSMRQAFRATLLLVPLLGLHYLVIPFRPPKNHPWEQFYEVLSAITASFQGLCVAILFCFCNGEVIAQFKRRWEGTSLLRNRANSCTATTVSVRCRERRRCDYRSSVLEVPDEKRAVDDRQQIVQLVAATPVPNSHNNHARILIKSNELSDYDQTQC
- the LOC100645019 gene encoding calcitonin gene-related peptide type 1 receptor isoform X1; this translates as MEPGLAEIVTKNKAEKHNTKSARDWISFYSWRWNLKKYRISEDKSPDEETATVRRHCSASLKMVNMDMQTEMPVNTTVGTILLDEELRRILQERELECLQLQAMNSTPPPEPYCPMTFDGWSCWPNTPAGTTAYIQCPNFVTGFDASLQAHKYCESNGTWFRHPVSDQVWSNYTTCVNLQDLSWQQGISGLYEAGYAISLVALLLSLGILTYFRSLRCARTTLHMNLFASFAVNNALWLVWYRCIVANTDLLLNNEITCRLLHIILHYFLLTNYAWMLCEGFYLHTLLVSAFTSEHKLVKWLMGLGWPVPAVIVTIYASLRATSDDPADTGQCWINEGNYMNVLVYPVCVSTLLNVLFLFNIVRVLLMKLRAGPTIGTQPSRSMRQAFRATLLLVPLLGLHYLVIPFRPPKNHPWEQFYEVLSAITASFQGLCVAILFCFCNGEVIAQFKRRWEGTSLLRNRANSCTATTVSVRCRERRRCDYRSSVLEVPDEKRAVDDRQQIVQLVAATPVPNSHNNHARILIKSNELSDYDQTQC
- the LOC100645019 gene encoding calcitonin receptor isoform X7; protein product: MIPRFSEKLQIKLQPYCPMTFDGWSCWPNTPAGTTAYIQCPNFVTGFDASLQAHKYCESNGTWFRHPVSDQVWSNYTTCVNLQDLSWQQGISGLYEAGYAISLVALLLSLGILTYFRSLRCARTTLHMNLFASFAVNNALWLVWYRCIVANTDLLLNNEITCRLLHIILHYFLLTNYAWMLCEGFYLHTLLVSAFTSEHKLVKWLMGLGWPVPAVIVTIYASLRATSDDPADTGQCWINEGNYMNVLVYPVCVSTLLNVLFLFNIVRVLLMKLRAGPTIGTQPSRSMRQAFRATLLLVPLLGLHYLVIPFRPPKNHPWEQFYEVLSAITASFQGLCVAILFCFCNGEVIAQFKRRWEGTSLLRNRANSCTATTVSVRCRERRRCDYRSSVLEVPDEKRAVDDRQQIVQLVAATPVPNSHNNHARILIKSNELSDYDQTQC
- the LOC100645019 gene encoding calcitonin gene-related peptide type 1 receptor isoform X8, producing MPVNTTVGTILLDEELRRILQERELECLQLQAMNSTPPPVQAHKYCESNGTWFRHPVSDQVWSNYTTCVNLQDLSWQQGISGLYEAGYAISLVALLLSLGILTYFRSLRCARTTLHMNLFASFAVNNALWLVWYRCIVANTDLLLNNEITCRLLHIILHYFLLTNYAWMLCEGFYLHTLLVSAFTSEHKLVKWLMGLGWPVPAVIVTIYASLRATSDDPADTGQCWINEGNYMNVLVYPVCVSTLLNVLFLFNIVRVLLMKLRAGPTIGTQPSRSMRQAFRATLLLVPLLGLHYLVIPFRPPKNHPWEQFYEVLSAITASFQGLCVAILFCFCNGEVIAQFKRRWEGTSLLRNRANSCTATTVSVRCRERRRCDYRSSVLEVPDEKRAVDDRQQIVQLVAATPVPNSHNNHARILIKSNELSDYDQTQC
- the LOC100645019 gene encoding calcitonin receptor isoform X6, which codes for MPVNTTVGTILLDEELRRILQERELECLQLQAMNSTPPPEPYCPMTFDGWSCWPNTPAGTTAYIQCPNFVTGFDASLQAHKYCESNGTWFRHPVSDQVWSNYTTCVNLQDLSWQQGISGLYEAGYAISLVALLLSLGILTYFRSLRCARTTLHMNLFASFAVNNALWLVWYRCIVANTDLLLNNEITCRLLHIILHYFLLTNYAWMLCEGFYLHTLLVSAFTSEHKLVKWLMGLGWPVPAVIVTIYASLRATSDDPADTGQCWINEGNYMNVLVYPVCVSTLLNVLFLFNIVRVLLMKLRAGPTIGTQPSRSMRQAFRATLLLVPLLGLHYLVIPFRPPKNHPWEQFYEVLSAITASFQGLCVAILFCFCNGEVIAQFKRRWEGTSLLRNRANSCTATTVSVRCRERRRCDYRSSVLEVPDEKRAVDDRQQIVQLVAATPVPNSHNNHARILIKSNELSDYDQTQC
- the LOC100645019 gene encoding calcitonin gene-related peptide type 1 receptor isoform X3, which encodes MEPGLAEIVTKNKAEKHNTKSARDWISFYSWRWNLKKYRISEDKSPDEETATVRRHCSASLKMVNMDMQTEMPVNTTVGTILLDEELRRILQERELECLQLQAMNSTPPPVQAHKYCESNGTWFRHPVSDQVWSNYTTCVNLQDLSWQQGISGLYEAGYAISLVALLLSLGILTYFRSLRCARTTLHMNLFASFAVNNALWLVWYRCIVANTDLLLNNEITCRLLHIILHYFLLTNYAWMLCEGFYLHTLLVSAFTSEHKLVKWLMGLGWPVPAVIVTIYASLRATSDDPADTGQCWINEGNYMNVLVYPVCVSTLLNVLFLFNIVRVLLMKLRAGPTIGTQPSRSMRQAFRATLLLVPLLGLHYLVIPFRPPKNHPWEQFYEVLSAITASFQGLCVAILFCFCNGEVIAQFKRRWEGTSLLRNRANSCTATTVSVRCRERRRCDYRSSVLEVPDEKRAVDDRQQIVQLVAATPVPNSHNNHARILIKSNELSDYDQTQC
- the LOC100645019 gene encoding calcitonin gene-related peptide type 1 receptor isoform X2 — translated: MEPGLAEIVTKNKAEKHNTKSARDWISFYSWRWNLKKYRISEDKSPDEETATVRRHCSASLKMVNMDMQTEMPVNTTVGTILLDEELRRILQERELECLQLQAMNSTPPPEPYCPMTFDGWSCWPNTPAGTTAYIQCPNFVTGFDASLQAHKYCESNGTWFRHPVSDQVWSNYTTCVNLQDLSWQQGISGLYEAGYAISLVALLLSLGILTYFRSLRCARTTLHMNLFASFAVNNALWLVWYRCIVANTDLLLNNEITCRLLHIILHYFLLTNYAWMLCEGFYLHTLLVSAFTSEHKLVKWLMGLGWPVPAVIVTIYASLRATSDDPADTGQCWINEGNYMNVLVYPVCVSTLLNVLFLFNIVRVLLMKLRAGPTIGTQPSRSMRQAFRATLLLVPLLGLHYLVIPFRPPKNHPWEQFYEVLSAITASFQGLCVAILFCFCNGEVIAQFKRRWEGTSLLRNRANSCTATTVSSHGHASTSTIAKTKKSKTKKKLKSIKQKNIGLHD
- the LOC100645019 gene encoding calcitonin gene-related peptide type 1 receptor isoform X4; the encoded protein is MEPGLAEIVTKNKAEKHNTKSARDWISFYSWRWNLKKYRISEDKSPDEETATVRRHCSASLKMVNMDMQTEMPVNTTVGTILLDEELRRILQERELECLQLQAMNSTPPPEPYCPMTFDGWSCWPNTPAGTTAYIQCPNFVTGFDASLQAHKYCESNGTWFRHPVSDQVWSNYTTCVNLQDLSWQQGISGLYEAGYAISLVALLLSLGILTYFRSLRCARTTLHMNLFASFAVNNALWLVWYRCIVANTDLLLNNEITCRLLHIILHYFLLTNYAWMLCEGFYLHTLLVSAFTSEHKLVKWLMGLGWPVPAVIVTIYASLRATSDDPADTGQCWINEGNYMNVLVYPVCVSTLLNVLFLFNIVRVLLMKLRAGPTIGTQPSRSMRQAFRATLLLVPLLGLHYLVIPFRPPKNHPWEQFYEVLSAITASFQGLCVAILFCFCNGEVIAQFKRRWEGTSLLRNRANSCTATTVSFIRSTAGPMPGEEKV